A window from Theobroma cacao cultivar B97-61/B2 chromosome 3, Criollo_cocoa_genome_V2, whole genome shotgun sequence encodes these proteins:
- the LOC18606174 gene encoding GATA transcription factor 26: protein MGKQGPCYHCGVTSTPLWRNGPPEKPVLCNACGSRWRTKGTLANYTPLHARVEPDDYEDHRASRVKSISINKNKEIKLLKRKPNHDTAVVAPDYNQGFRKFVDEDTSNRSSSGSAISNSESCAQFGSGDASDLTGPAQSNVWDSMVPSKKRTCVNRPKPSPVEKLTKDLYTILHEQSSYFSGSSEEDLLLESETPMVSVEIGHGSVLIRHPSSIAREEESEASSLSVENKQYSMNEAYSHSSSFPTHNDSEGIKFSGHGFEKAKNPAGQGMQHEQLKRDKVQHEKSLILESHKSPLCNIDLNDILNFEEFVKHITNEDQQLLLKYLPPLDIVKLPDSLKSMFDSPQFKENLCYFQQLLEEGVFNISVPGVKAEDCKTLKRLALFNLTKSHWVERHNVLKKYRSGTGGSAIARGPNAITSNNMIIMKRSRDSQSQNFPEARTLKSPKRVIMKTTYENKELIDNDGSCFSPRSLFALPPDGSSLMLDSLHFVDESSDHDLLLDVPSNGSFPQAELLHPTLSFGQQASTSSSSAHPHLVHP from the exons ATGGGCAAGCAAGGGCCTTGCTATCACTGTGGAGTTACAA GTACTCCTCTTTGGCGCAATGGACCTCCTGAGAAGCCAGTATTGTGCAATGCATGCGGTTCACGGTGGAGGACTAAAGGGACACTTGCGAACTATACTCCACTTCATGCTCGGGTTGAACCTGATGATTATGAGGATCATAGGGCGTCCAGAGTGAAGAGCATATctataaataagaataaagaaataaaactgCTGAAAAGAAAGCCAAATCATGATACAGCAGTAGTTGCCCCTGATTACAACCAGGGCTTCCGTAAGTTTGTGGATGAAGATACAAGTAATAGATCAAGTTCCGGATCAGCCATATCTAATTCTGAAAGCTGTGCTCAATTTGGCAGTGGAGATGCTAGTGACTTGACAG GGCCTGCTCAATCAAACGTGTGGGACTCCATGGTACCTTCTAAGAAAAGAACCTGTGTAAATCGTCCAAAGCCATCTCCTGTTGAGAAGCTTACAAAAGatttatatactattttaCATGAACAGTCTTCATACTTCTCTGGATCTTCAGAGGAGGATTTGCTTCTTGAGAGTGAAACACCCATGGTTTCTGTTGAGATTGGACATGGAAGCGTTCTAATTAGACATCCAAGCTCAATAGCTCGAGAAGAGGAATCGGAAGCTAGCTCACTCTCAGTTGAAAACAAACAATATTCAATGAACGAGGCTTATTCACATTCTTCAAGCTTCCCTACACATAATGATAGTGAGGGCATCAAATTTTCAGGACATGGATTTGAGAAGGCTAAGAACCCTGCTGGACAAGGGATGCAGCACGAGCAACTTAAGAG GGACAAAGTTCAACATGAAAAATCATTAATCCTGGAAAGTCATAAGTCACCACTGTGTAACATAGATTTAAAT GATATTCTCAACTTTGAGGAGTTTGTGAAACACATAACAAATGAGGACCAGCAGCTGTTACTGAAGTATCTACCTCCACTTGACATTGTCAAACTCCCTGACag CCTCAAGAGCATGTTTGATAGCCCTCAATTCAAGGAGAACTTATGTTACTTTCAGCAACTGCTTGAGGAAGGGGTCTTTAATATCTCCGTCCCAGGGGTGAAAGCTGAAGACTGTAAGACTTTGAAAAGACTTGCATTATTCAATTTGACAAAATCCCACTGGGTGGAACGCCATAATGTACTTAAG AAATATAGAAGTGGTACTGGAGGGTCTGCCATTGCTAGAGGACCAAATGCCATTACATCAAATAATATGATAATTATGAAGAGATCACGTGACAGCcaaagtcaaaattttccag aAGCGAGGACTTTAAAGAGCCCCAAAAGGGTGATCATGAAGACAACTTATGAAAACAAAGAGCTCATAGACAATGATGGTTCTTGCTTTAGTCCAAGAAGCCTATTCGCTTTGCCTCCTGATGGTAGCTCTCTCATGCTGGATTCTCTCCATTTTGTTGACGAAAGTTCTGACCATGATTTGCTGCTGGATGTGCCATCCAACGGCTCATTCCCCCAGGCAGAACTGCTTCATCCTACTTTAAGTTTTGGCCAACAGGCAAGCACTAGCAGTAGCTCAGCACACCCACATCTTGTCCATCCCTAG